A section of the Citrus sinensis cultivar Valencia sweet orange chromosome 8, DVS_A1.0, whole genome shotgun sequence genome encodes:
- the LOC127899338 gene encoding uncharacterized protein LOC127899338: MLLKLIELHLNPPLAISTGQGSVAGEGSGDTKPVLGDGTKGGGLKTTSLTQLGARVHGGFGGEEVSLGDLRPRGAFPGVGRGEGGWVATEGCGSEGYAVEGGSLGLGISVSASEWGTRDSGVAGLGDSAAFRGDSRPKQAKFWAGQGRFGPRQAGQGCCGPGQAGFRPVQGSFGSGQVGFRGRWLGGWVTGEKESRYDQNAVGRGISAQYGAGQGELWAGSLGFAEN; encoded by the coding sequence ATGTTGCTGAAATTAATAGAACTTCACCTCAACCCACCACTGGCAATATCAACAGGCCAAGGCAGTGTGGCGGGAGAAGGATCTGGCGACACGAAACCCGTGCTCGGTGACGGCACAAAGGGTGGAGGGCTGAAAACCACCAGTCTTACTCAGCTAGGGGCAAGAGTTCACGGCGGATTTGGTGGCGAGGAGGTCAGCCTAGGGGACTTACGGCCTAGGGGAGCCTTTCCTGGCGTTGGGCGTGGCGAAGGAGGCTGGGTTGCGACTGAGGGCTGTGGATCTGAGGGTTACGCGGTTGAAGGAGGCAGTTTAGGGTTGGGAATCAGTGTTTCAGCATCAGAATGGGGCACGCGGGATTCAGGGGTGGCCGGGCTTGGCGACTCGGCAGCGTTTAGGGGTGACTCACGGCCTAAGCAGGCCAAATTTTGGGCTGGGCAGGGCCGTTTTGGGCCAAGGCAGGCCGGGCAGGGCTGTTGTGGGCCGGGGCAGGCTGGATTTAGGCCTGTGCAGGGCAGTTTTGGGTCTGGACAGGTCGGATTTAGGGGCAGATGGCTAGGAGGATGGGTTACCGGTGAGAAAGAGAGCCGTTATGACCAGAATGCAGTTGGGCGAGGGATTTCAGCTCAATATGGGGCTGGGCAAGGAGAATTGTGGGCTGGGTCTTTGGGATTTGCGGAAAATTGA